A genomic stretch from Verrucomicrobiota bacterium includes:
- a CDS encoding type II secretion system protein GspK, producing MEQILPHIQMNAMKNSESDLRRVAYSSLEVSLAVMSEYVDYDGALYSPAQGWNDPLGFAGISFPDAEVTVDFIDESGKLPFSSLYQDSTTFLVILSDLGFDDYTATELVDKFQDWVDEDDLVRPDGAENDFYLDAPIPYEPANQPISSLRELALIGGFREEFFDINGRPTQLYYSFEALFSAVNEGSVNINTADSALFSLGEDGTTYEQMPFWEFLMGDDGVRGTADDRYFSNTSQVPESLKSAIPGVTVSNKMEWINIIIRAKRGLSVFELRALVSMNGQFPSNLNTGFDRFHREEPAFSIEDNAERSQEIRNLTYPFVVVEIQENEIVL from the coding sequence ATGGAGCAGATCCTTCCTCACATCCAGATGAATGCCATGAAAAATTCTGAGAGCGATCTTCGTCGGGTAGCCTATTCGAGTCTCGAAGTTTCTCTCGCAGTAATGTCTGAGTATGTAGACTATGATGGTGCCCTGTATTCACCTGCCCAGGGGTGGAATGACCCACTCGGTTTTGCCGGGATCTCATTCCCCGATGCTGAAGTAACGGTTGATTTCATCGACGAGTCCGGGAAACTTCCTTTCTCAAGTTTATATCAGGACAGTACCACTTTCTTGGTAATATTAAGCGATCTCGGGTTTGATGATTATACCGCCACTGAGTTAGTCGATAAATTTCAGGATTGGGTAGATGAAGATGATTTGGTGAGGCCAGATGGTGCAGAAAATGATTTCTACCTGGATGCTCCTATTCCCTACGAACCGGCGAATCAGCCTATAAGTTCGCTAAGAGAATTGGCCTTAATTGGTGGGTTTCGTGAAGAGTTTTTTGATATCAACGGTCGCCCCACGCAGCTTTACTACAGTTTTGAGGCTCTTTTTTCAGCTGTTAATGAGGGCAGTGTAAATATCAACACCGCCGATTCCGCCCTGTTTTCTTTAGGTGAGGACGGAACGACTTATGAGCAAATGCCATTTTGGGAATTTCTTATGGGCGACGACGGAGTCCGTGGGACAGCCGATGATCGCTATTTCTCAAATACTTCCCAGGTGCCCGAATCCTTAAAAAGTGCCATTCCTGGAGTTACGGTTTCTAACAAAATGGAATGGATCAATATCATCATCAGAGCCAAACGAGGATTGAGTGTATTCGAGCTACGAGCCCTTGTTTCAATGAATGGACAATTTCCGAGTAACCTCAATACCGGTTTCGATCGTTTCCACCGTGAAGAACCTGCTTTCTCGATCGAAGACAACGCGGAGAGGTCTCAAGAAATCAGAAACCTCACTTACCCGTTTGTTGTCGTAGAAATACAGGAGAATGAAATTGTTCTTTAA
- a CDS encoding prepilin-type N-terminal cleavage/methylation domain-containing protein — translation MKSSQHNRTGFTLLEVLLAILLAGGIMTAVLLLTVGLGDIWRGTTPVRNLEVHSRQVVDFLKRGFRRALPVETDGLAYVFLDHSSGEFNTSGTPLLTWEVRETDGIISWQNQSLPYVIYQLEVVEGVGLVLYWQSRLEVDFEEVPPRQTLISPFVTAIEYHYYDPDTELWELEAEPRSNTERLYDIPRRIKISFEAEEEKPIVYVINLPNSNEGLPVF, via the coding sequence ATGAAATCGAGCCAACATAACCGGACTGGGTTCACCTTATTGGAAGTACTTTTGGCGATCCTTCTAGCAGGTGGTATTATGACAGCTGTCCTGCTTCTAACAGTAGGGCTTGGCGATATTTGGCGTGGGACAACTCCGGTCCGCAATTTGGAAGTTCATAGTCGACAAGTTGTTGATTTTTTAAAGCGAGGATTTCGCCGCGCACTTCCAGTTGAAACCGATGGCTTGGCTTACGTTTTTCTTGATCACAGTTCCGGCGAATTTAATACAAGTGGGACCCCCTTATTGACCTGGGAAGTACGTGAGACGGATGGGATCATTTCCTGGCAGAACCAATCACTGCCTTATGTGATTTATCAGTTGGAAGTAGTGGAAGGTGTAGGACTGGTTCTTTATTGGCAGTCTCGATTGGAAGTTGATTTTGAGGAAGTTCCTCCCCGGCAGACGCTTATCTCGCCTTTTGTAACGGCCATTGAATATCACTATTACGATCCCGACACAGAGTTGTGGGAACTTGAGGCCGAACCTCGCTCGAATACCGAAAGACTTTACGACATTCCACGGCGAATAAAAATTAGTTTCGAGGCTGAAGAAGAAAAACCCATTGTCTACGTTATCAATTTACCGAACTCAAATGAGGGGCTTCCTGTTTTCTGA
- a CDS encoding prepilin-type N-terminal cleavage/methylation domain-containing protein, protein MKIDNKGFTILEVLVAVVIFAGAATVLVASYINILSNFEASRVKANFDEELAYVRSELQIISDVEEATDGREFDMGNGVQGIWYSEIEMTEIPNLFTVNLVVDMTDSEGEQQHLNQQFYLLRPSWGEPDEVDKARQDMQERMQDFREDQQFGWEYKEL, encoded by the coding sequence ATGAAAATAGACAACAAAGGGTTTACGATTCTTGAAGTGCTGGTTGCGGTTGTCATTTTCGCTGGTGCTGCCACTGTATTGGTTGCTTCCTATATCAACATATTGAGTAACTTTGAAGCAAGTCGGGTGAAGGCTAACTTTGACGAAGAGCTCGCTTATGTAAGGTCCGAGCTTCAGATAATCAGCGATGTGGAAGAGGCAACGGACGGAAGAGAATTTGATATGGGCAACGGTGTTCAAGGCATTTGGTATTCCGAGATTGAGATGACAGAGATCCCTAATCTCTTCACCGTGAACCTGGTCGTGGATATGACGGATTCGGAGGGAGAGCAGCAACATCTCAATCAGCAGTTTTATTTATTGCGCCCATCTTGGGGCGAACCTGACGAAGTGGATAAAGCCCGACAGGATATGCAGGAACGCATGCAAGATTTTCGTGAAGATCAACAGTTTGGCTGGGAATACAAGGAGTTATGA
- a CDS encoding prepilin-type N-terminal cleavage/methylation domain-containing protein, protein MSSGMYKRGFTLLEVLLTIVLIGSVWVIFAVNMGTLLDKDPMTELESSFVLAQTEGRMLAFEKRRSVEMIWDVKGSQFVLMDPEVVSSYPIEEIDLEQFKLKATFFMQEPTYKGESFSDPSLYEVDSVMLYSDATSAPFRVILEGGERTRELIIEPFTGFVTRSSR, encoded by the coding sequence ATGTCATCGGGCATGTACAAGCGAGGCTTCACATTACTTGAAGTTCTGCTCACAATTGTACTGATTGGCTCTGTTTGGGTTATCTTTGCGGTGAATATGGGTACACTGCTGGACAAAGATCCTATGACTGAGCTCGAGAGTTCATTTGTGTTGGCTCAGACAGAAGGCCGTATGTTGGCCTTCGAAAAACGACGATCGGTAGAAATGATTTGGGATGTAAAGGGGAGTCAATTTGTCTTAATGGATCCCGAGGTTGTTTCCTCTTACCCTATTGAAGAAATCGATCTTGAGCAGTTTAAATTAAAGGCTACGTTTTTCATGCAGGAACCTACTTATAAAGGGGAATCGTTTAGCGATCCTTCCTTGTATGAAGTTGATAGTGTCATGTTATATTCCGATGCAACATCCGCACCTTTCAGGGTTATTCTTGAAGGTGGAGAACGAACGCGCGAGTTGATCATAGAACCTTTTACCGGTTTTGTTACGCGAAGTAGCCGATGA
- the gspG gene encoding type II secretion system major pseudopilin GspG, whose protein sequence is MKENHTHKEPTEQPLKDKRRKSGFTLMEILLVMALLGGMVVFGLVKVGEILKGGQEETARIFVNDTMKATLFRYRIDNGRYPSTEEGLQALLTQPSGAPNWKGPYMERNPADPWGRDYQYIMPGKNNTTGFDLYSLGDDGVESADDIGNWY, encoded by the coding sequence ATGAAAGAAAATCATACCCACAAAGAACCGACCGAACAACCTTTGAAAGACAAACGACGTAAGAGTGGTTTTACCCTTATGGAAATTCTCTTGGTCATGGCCCTGCTTGGAGGCATGGTCGTTTTTGGATTAGTCAAAGTTGGCGAAATCCTGAAAGGCGGGCAGGAGGAGACAGCCAGGATTTTTGTGAACGATACGATGAAGGCTACTTTGTTTCGTTATCGTATAGACAATGGACGCTACCCGAGTACTGAAGAAGGATTGCAAGCACTTCTAACTCAGCCGTCTGGTGCGCCTAATTGGAAGGGGCCTTATATGGAAAGAAATCCAGCAGACCCATGGGGAAGGGATTACCAATACATCATGCCAGGGAAAAACAACACTACCGGTTTTGACCTCTATTCTCTTGGCGACGACGGTGTCGAAAGTGCCGACGATATCGGTAACTGGTATTAA
- a CDS encoding Re/Si-specific NAD(P)(+) transhydrogenase subunit alpha, whose protein sequence is MEGFIPKSTIQGENRTALTPDSAEKLISLGLKISAESGLGDKSGYPDHDYKAKGVTLTTGDSSISQADLVLGLDLPTPESIAKLKPGSLFIGYLDPFFNLDLLKAFAAAKVSAISMEMIPRTTLAQKMDVLSSQMNVAGYYAVIKAAERLNKILPMMMTPAGTISPSRVFVIGVGVAGLQAIATAKRLGARVEAFDTRPVVEEQVKSLGAKFVKIDLGEMGQTDQGYAKALTPEQIELQRQGMAKVCAQSDIVITTAKLFGRKAPTLLTKDMIVGMRPGSVIVDLAAAGGGNVEGTILNQEVVTENGVIIIGNGTLESEVPFHASQVYASNIYSLLDHFWDKEKGILNLNFEDEILQGCLLTHDGEIIHPTFKEKLAEA, encoded by the coding sequence ATGGAAGGTTTTATACCAAAATCAACAATCCAAGGGGAAAACCGCACCGCCCTCACACCTGATTCCGCAGAAAAACTCATTTCGTTGGGTTTAAAGATAAGCGCTGAATCCGGTTTGGGCGACAAGAGCGGTTACCCGGATCACGACTATAAGGCAAAAGGCGTCACCCTTACTACTGGTGATTCTTCTATCAGCCAGGCCGATCTAGTCCTCGGGCTCGACCTGCCGACACCAGAGTCGATTGCCAAACTCAAACCAGGGAGCCTCTTCATCGGTTATCTGGATCCTTTCTTTAACCTGGATCTGCTCAAAGCATTTGCCGCAGCCAAGGTGAGCGCCATCTCCATGGAAATGATTCCGCGCACCACGCTTGCGCAGAAGATGGATGTCCTAAGTTCACAGATGAATGTCGCCGGCTACTACGCGGTCATAAAAGCCGCCGAGCGCTTAAACAAAATCTTGCCGATGATGATGACACCAGCTGGTACCATATCGCCAAGTCGCGTGTTTGTGATTGGTGTGGGTGTTGCCGGGCTGCAGGCCATTGCGACGGCCAAACGCCTCGGTGCCCGCGTCGAGGCATTCGATACACGCCCCGTGGTAGAGGAACAGGTCAAATCTCTCGGTGCCAAGTTTGTAAAAATAGACCTCGGGGAAATGGGACAAACCGATCAAGGCTACGCCAAGGCACTCACTCCGGAACAAATCGAATTGCAACGCCAGGGCATGGCGAAGGTATGTGCGCAGTCGGATATAGTAATCACTACGGCGAAACTTTTTGGCAGAAAGGCCCCTACCCTGTTAACCAAAGACATGATTGTCGGCATGAGGCCGGGTTCGGTCATTGTTGATCTTGCCGCAGCTGGTGGAGGCAACGTTGAAGGGACGATCCTCAATCAGGAAGTTGTAACGGAAAATGGCGTGATCATCATTGGTAACGGCACACTGGAAAGCGAAGTCCCCTTTCACGCATCCCAGGTGTATGCCTCAAACATCTATAGTTTGTTGGATCACTTCTGGGACAAGGAGAAGGGAATCCTTAATCTGAACTTTGAAGATGAAATCTTGCAGGGCTGCCTTTTGACCCACGACGGAGAAATTATTCACCCTACCTTTAAAGAGAAACTGGCTGAAGCCTAA
- a CDS encoding NAD(P) transhydrogenase subunit alpha, protein MDIILLLFIFTLAAFLGFELIAKVPSQLHTPLMSGSNAISGITIVGALLATMHNPQGTMAMILGFVALVLATINVVGGYLVTDRMLGMFKKKGGK, encoded by the coding sequence ATGGATATCATATTACTACTATTTATTTTCACTCTGGCGGCCTTCCTGGGATTTGAACTCATAGCGAAAGTCCCATCACAGTTACATACGCCGCTCATGTCCGGGTCCAATGCCATTTCAGGCATCACGATCGTTGGAGCCTTGTTGGCGACGATGCACAATCCGCAAGGAACCATGGCGATGATACTCGGGTTTGTTGCTCTTGTCCTTGCTACCATCAACGTAGTCGGTGGCTACCTTGTAACTGACCGCATGCTCGGCATGTTTAAGAAAAAGGGAGGTAAATAA